The Nitriliruptor alkaliphilus DSM 45188 genome includes a region encoding these proteins:
- a CDS encoding helix-turn-helix domain-containing protein: protein MSSGIGDTLREAREEQGRSIEEAAHALRLRSAQLRALEDEQFDGFGGDVYARGFLKSYALELGLDPAPLLDTYREQVSGEDPVAAAPLMAPGGSSGVRTPRAAPPGWIAWVLVGVLVLAALGFLGQFVGSRAPEVASPEPPVSPVDGDADGEDADGPAEPEPTETEEPEPPAPEGIELFLALEAASWMRVTVDGTVVFEQVAPAGETLRFPGEDSVTVRYGNAGGVRVELNGEDLGAPGAPGSVVEVEYTPDGPSDT, encoded by the coding sequence GTGAGCTCCGGCATCGGTGACACGCTGCGCGAGGCGCGCGAAGAGCAGGGCCGCTCCATCGAGGAGGCGGCCCACGCCTTGCGTCTGCGCAGCGCGCAGCTGCGGGCCCTCGAGGACGAACAGTTCGACGGCTTCGGGGGCGACGTCTACGCGCGCGGGTTCCTCAAGAGCTACGCGCTCGAGCTCGGGCTGGACCCGGCGCCGCTCCTCGACACCTACCGCGAGCAGGTCTCCGGTGAGGATCCGGTCGCTGCGGCCCCCCTGATGGCGCCTGGCGGCTCCTCCGGGGTCAGGACCCCACGTGCGGCCCCACCCGGCTGGATCGCCTGGGTGCTGGTCGGCGTGCTCGTCCTCGCAGCGCTCGGGTTCCTCGGCCAGTTCGTCGGCAGCCGCGCGCCCGAGGTGGCCTCACCCGAGCCGCCCGTCTCACCCGTCGACGGTGACGCCGACGGCGAGGACGCCGACGGTCCGGCCGAACCCGAACCGACCGAGACCGAGGAGCCCGAGCCGCCCGCGCCCGAGGGCATCGAGCTGTTCCTCGCCCTCGAGGCGGCGTCGTGGATGCGGGTGACCGTCGACGGCACGGTCGTCTTCGAGCAGGTCGCCCCCGCGGGCGAGACCCTGCGCTTCCCCGGCGAGGACAGCGTCACGGTGCGCTACGGCAACGCCGGCGGCGTGCGCGTGGAGCTCAACGGCGAGGACCTCGGGGCCCCGGGGGCACCGGGCAGCGTGGTCGAGGTGGAGTACACCCCCGACGGCCCGTCCGACACCTGA
- the rimO gene encoding 30S ribosomal protein S12 methylthiotransferase RimO — MAIVTLGCGRNEVDTDQLAGLFHREGVPVVDDPAAADVVLVNTCTFIAPAKQESIDTVLEACDLKETGTRAVLVVGCMAERYPNELAEAIPEADAIVGFDGYGRLPQLVDDVLQGRPYERVTTTAAPAKAAVRPGLPLLSITPTAPAAPVVEPIAVPALDPTMALGLDVSELPPEAARPTSDPRTAQDDLDRVPATGPRFPVRRHDGRPWAYLKLASGCDRLCTFCAIPSFRGRFRSRPLDELVAEASWLVEQGARELVMVSENTTSWGKDLDGGRDGQARMVETLAEVDGLERLRLMYLQPAELTVPLLEVMAGHPKVASYFDLSLQHVSGPVVRRMARSGDHVRFGALIERIRGLDPHAVFRSNFILGFPGETEQDVQVLEDFLQDQRLDWVGLFAYSPEDGTPAATMPDQVDPDEAAERVERLAEVQERTADEAARAFVGRQLDVTVEAHLAGGPDDPDGEVALTVGRSYREAPDTDGEVQLVTEGPDGRLVPADLPRGRTVTAEVTRAIGVDLVARVHRARA; from the coding sequence GTGGCCATCGTCACCCTCGGCTGCGGCCGGAACGAGGTCGACACCGACCAGCTCGCGGGCCTCTTCCACCGTGAGGGTGTCCCGGTGGTCGACGACCCCGCGGCGGCCGACGTGGTGCTGGTCAACACCTGCACGTTCATCGCCCCGGCGAAGCAGGAGTCGATCGACACCGTCCTCGAGGCGTGCGACCTCAAGGAGACCGGCACCCGCGCGGTCCTCGTGGTCGGCTGCATGGCGGAGCGGTACCCGAACGAGCTCGCCGAAGCCATCCCCGAGGCTGACGCCATCGTCGGTTTCGACGGGTACGGCCGGCTCCCGCAGCTGGTCGACGACGTGCTGCAGGGCCGCCCCTACGAGCGGGTCACGACCACCGCCGCTCCGGCGAAGGCCGCTGTCCGGCCCGGCCTGCCCCTGCTGTCGATCACCCCGACCGCGCCGGCCGCGCCCGTGGTCGAACCCATCGCCGTGCCGGCGCTCGACCCGACGATGGCGCTCGGCCTCGACGTGTCCGAGCTGCCACCCGAAGCCGCGCGTCCCACCTCCGATCCGCGCACGGCGCAGGACGACCTCGACCGGGTCCCCGCCACCGGTCCGCGGTTCCCCGTCCGCCGCCACGACGGCCGTCCGTGGGCCTACCTCAAGCTCGCATCGGGCTGCGACCGGCTGTGCACGTTCTGCGCCATCCCGTCCTTCCGCGGCCGTTTCCGGTCGCGGCCGCTGGACGAGCTGGTGGCCGAGGCGAGCTGGCTGGTCGAGCAGGGTGCTCGCGAGCTGGTCATGGTCAGCGAGAACACGACCTCGTGGGGCAAGGACCTCGACGGCGGCCGCGACGGGCAGGCCAGGATGGTCGAGACCCTCGCCGAGGTGGACGGCCTCGAACGGCTGCGGCTGATGTACCTCCAGCCCGCCGAGCTGACCGTGCCGCTGCTCGAGGTGATGGCCGGTCACCCGAAGGTCGCCTCGTACTTCGACCTGTCGCTCCAGCACGTGTCCGGCCCCGTGGTCCGGCGGATGGCACGCAGCGGCGACCACGTCCGGTTCGGGGCCCTGATCGAGCGCATCCGCGGGCTCGACCCCCACGCGGTGTTCCGCTCCAACTTCATCCTCGGCTTCCCCGGCGAGACCGAGCAGGACGTCCAGGTCCTCGAGGACTTCCTCCAGGACCAGCGCCTCGACTGGGTCGGGCTGTTCGCCTACAGCCCCGAGGACGGCACCCCGGCCGCGACGATGCCGGACCAGGTCGACCCGGACGAGGCGGCCGAGCGGGTCGAACGCCTCGCCGAGGTGCAGGAACGCACCGCCGACGAGGCGGCCCGTGCCTTCGTCGGTCGCCAGCTCGACGTGACCGTCGAGGCCCACCTCGCAGGTGGGCCCGATGATCCGGACGGCGAGGTGGCCCTCACCGTGGGCCGCTCCTACCGCGAGGCCCCCGACACCGACGGCGAGGTCCAGCTCGTCACCGAGGGGCCCGACGGACGCCTCGTGCCGGCTGACCTGCCGCGGGGACGGACGGTGACCGCCGAGGTGACCAGAGCGATCGGTGTCGACCTCGTCGCCCGGGTGCACCGCGCGCGTGCCTGA
- the pgsA gene encoding CDP-diacylglycerol--glycerol-3-phosphate 3-phosphatidyltransferase, whose amino-acid sequence MPDTEPRPEPHWFNWPNGFTFLRALLVPVILWLLVQDTEGDTLRWWAFGIFVFAAWTDSIDGWVARRYTGVTRWGQLADPIADKLLIIGALASLAYIGELPWWAVSVIVVRELAVTLLRVQLVRRMGLVMPASRWGKFKTVSQVVAVGAYLWPTVPGTLRELLLNVAVGLTVWSGIDIAFRAGRLARDRPAAYRDGTP is encoded by the coding sequence GTGCCTGACACCGAGCCCCGACCCGAGCCGCACTGGTTCAACTGGCCGAACGGCTTCACGTTCCTGCGGGCGCTGCTCGTCCCCGTGATCCTGTGGCTGCTGGTGCAGGACACCGAGGGTGACACGCTGCGGTGGTGGGCGTTCGGCATCTTCGTGTTCGCCGCGTGGACCGACTCGATCGACGGGTGGGTGGCGCGCCGCTACACCGGGGTGACCCGCTGGGGACAGCTCGCCGACCCGATCGCCGACAAGCTGCTCATCATCGGGGCGCTCGCGTCGCTGGCCTACATCGGCGAGCTGCCGTGGTGGGCGGTCTCGGTCATCGTGGTCCGCGAGCTCGCCGTGACCCTGCTGCGGGTCCAGCTCGTTCGCCGCATGGGCCTCGTGATGCCCGCCTCCCGCTGGGGCAAGTTCAAGACCGTCAGCCAGGTCGTGGCCGTCGGGGCGTACCTGTGGCCGACGGTGCCAGGCACCCTCCGCGAGCTCCTGCTCAACGTCGCGGTCGGGCTGACGGTGTGGTCCGGGATCGACATCGCCTTCCGCGCCGGCCGGCTCGCTCGTGACCGGCCGGCCGCCTACCGGGACGGAACGCCGTGA
- a CDS encoding CinA family nicotinamide mononucleotide deamidase-related protein → MNLEHVDVTGATLQPAGVPLRAAVLSVGSELLLGDLTDTNATWISQRCRELGIEVRHHLAVRDDLDEFVDALSFLADRVHVVLIGGGLGPTSDDLTREAVAAAAGVELERHDDLEEALIQRFAEMGARMPAQNLRQARIPRGATVFEPVGTAPGFGLTILGGTRVYAAPGVPWELHSMWDRDIAPELLALAGAGATLTRIVHVVGRGESSIAEIVEPLVADRPGVTLSFLAKSEEVQVRLTVTADDAVAAREASQPLVEEVVGELGSSVAGIDEETLEDVLVRLLGATGTTVATAESATAGGISARLARVPGASHGLLGGVAVYATDAKHRLLDVDEGLLDEHGPVSGPVTDALARAARDRFGADWGIAVTGVAGPTEQNGLPIGTCFWALAHPDGRTEVHGRRIPGDRGQIQARLGTAALDLLRRRLLEHT, encoded by the coding sequence GTGAACCTCGAGCACGTCGACGTGACCGGCGCCACGCTGCAGCCGGCCGGGGTGCCGCTGCGCGCGGCCGTGCTGTCGGTCGGTTCCGAACTGCTGCTCGGTGACCTCACCGACACCAACGCCACCTGGATCTCGCAGCGGTGTCGCGAGCTCGGCATCGAGGTCCGCCACCACCTCGCCGTGCGCGACGACCTCGACGAGTTCGTGGACGCACTGAGCTTCCTGGCCGACCGTGTCCACGTGGTGCTGATCGGCGGGGGGCTCGGCCCGACCTCCGACGACCTGACCCGCGAGGCGGTCGCCGCGGCGGCCGGCGTCGAGCTCGAGCGTCACGATGACCTCGAGGAAGCGCTGATCCAGCGGTTCGCCGAGATGGGTGCGCGCATGCCTGCCCAGAACCTGCGTCAGGCCCGCATCCCCCGGGGCGCGACGGTGTTCGAGCCCGTCGGGACCGCGCCCGGGTTCGGGCTGACGATCCTCGGCGGGACGCGCGTCTACGCCGCGCCCGGGGTGCCCTGGGAGCTGCACTCGATGTGGGACCGCGACATCGCCCCCGAGCTGCTGGCGCTCGCCGGGGCCGGCGCGACCCTTACCCGGATCGTCCACGTGGTCGGCCGAGGCGAGTCGAGCATCGCCGAGATCGTCGAGCCGCTGGTGGCTGACCGGCCCGGGGTCACCCTGTCGTTCCTCGCCAAGAGCGAGGAGGTCCAGGTCCGCCTGACCGTGACGGCCGACGACGCGGTCGCCGCCCGGGAGGCGTCGCAACCGCTGGTCGAGGAGGTCGTCGGCGAGCTCGGTTCGAGCGTGGCCGGGATCGACGAGGAGACGCTCGAGGACGTGCTCGTCCGGTTGCTCGGCGCGACTGGGACGACGGTGGCGACGGCCGAGTCCGCCACGGCCGGCGGTATCTCGGCGCGGTTGGCACGGGTGCCGGGGGCTTCGCACGGGTTGCTCGGCGGTGTCGCCGTGTACGCGACCGACGCCAAGCACCGCCTGCTCGACGTGGACGAGGGCCTGCTCGATGAGCACGGTCCGGTCAGCGGCCCGGTCACCGACGCGCTGGCACGAGCCGCTCGCGATCGGTTCGGTGCCGACTGGGGCATCGCGGTCACCGGCGTCGCGGGGCCGACCGAGCAGAACGGTCTGCCCATCGGGACCTGCTTCTGGGCGCTCGCCCACCCCGACGGCCGGACCGAGGTGCACGGCCGGCGCATCCCCGGCGATCGGGGCCAGATCCAGGCTCGCCTCGGCACCGCCGCGCTCGACCTGCTGCGACGCCGGCTCCTCGAACACACGTGA
- the thpR gene encoding RNA 2',3'-cyclic phosphodiesterase, whose protein sequence is MSGEPTWRLFVALPIPDHVRVLGQAALAPARDAGADLTWTRPEGWHLTLAFLGNVPENRVPEVEAAVGGAVRAHGTGPIGCEVTGADRFDGRALFLSVADDPRGAIAALGDAIQTTLAAADLPVTSRPVRPHLTLARGGRRGARVTDEVVAAVAAVAARWEADEVNLVRSHLGDGPARYEPVATWGLTGRA, encoded by the coding sequence GTGAGCGGCGAGCCCACCTGGCGCCTGTTCGTCGCGCTGCCGATCCCGGACCACGTGCGGGTGCTCGGCCAGGCTGCCCTGGCGCCGGCACGGGATGCGGGAGCGGACCTGACCTGGACGCGGCCCGAGGGCTGGCACCTGACCCTCGCCTTCCTCGGGAACGTGCCGGAGAACCGGGTCCCCGAGGTGGAAGCCGCCGTCGGTGGCGCGGTGCGGGCGCACGGCACCGGACCGATCGGCTGCGAGGTCACCGGGGCCGACCGCTTCGACGGGCGGGCGTTGTTCCTGTCCGTCGCCGACGACCCGAGGGGCGCGATCGCCGCGCTCGGTGACGCCATCCAGACGACGCTCGCGGCGGCCGACCTGCCCGTCACCTCCCGACCGGTCCGTCCGCACCTGACCCTGGCCCGGGGCGGCCGTCGTGGGGCGAGGGTCACCGACGAGGTGGTGGCTGCGGTCGCGGCCGTGGCCGCCCGGTGGGAGGCCGACGAGGTCAACCTCGTGCGCTCGCACCTCGGGGACGGCCCCGCCCGCTACGAGCCGGTGGCGACCTGGGGGCTGACAGGCCGGGCGTGA
- a CDS encoding 3'-5' exonuclease — MSTEPSATPPVTDATTPAFDTSSEAADASERRGTRFVFVDTEATGLDHRRHELTEVAWIVRFEDGREEERRYFPTHTTDGADDDALELTHYDERIAPQDKTPSKVWLTEFLEHADGAVLVGAVPDFDARHLDLACHKLGVEPTWDHHLLDVETLALPFIAEGPEMPRSLAKTCAALDIPHDRDQAHGALYDAQQARAVFDRVWQLVADLRASGGPLPPPVPRDNGRREQEPVPGVSTEDATAQAVETAGATDTGQPDHAAG; from the coding sequence GTGTCCACCGAGCCCTCGGCCACGCCCCCCGTCACCGACGCCACCACCCCGGCCTTCGATACCTCCAGCGAGGCGGCCGACGCCAGCGAACGCCGCGGCACCCGGTTCGTGTTCGTCGACACCGAGGCGACCGGGCTCGACCACCGCCGGCACGAGCTGACCGAGGTGGCCTGGATCGTGCGCTTCGAGGACGGCCGGGAGGAGGAGCGGCGCTACTTCCCGACCCACACCACCGACGGCGCCGACGACGACGCGCTCGAACTGACCCACTACGACGAGCGCATCGCCCCCCAGGACAAGACCCCCTCGAAGGTGTGGCTGACCGAGTTCCTCGAGCACGCCGACGGAGCCGTGCTGGTGGGGGCGGTCCCCGACTTCGACGCGCGCCACCTCGACCTCGCCTGCCACAAGCTCGGGGTCGAACCGACCTGGGACCACCACCTGCTCGACGTCGAGACGCTCGCGCTGCCGTTCATCGCCGAGGGCCCCGAGATGCCGCGCAGCCTCGCCAAGACGTGTGCCGCGCTCGACATCCCCCACGACCGCGACCAGGCCCACGGCGCCCTGTACGACGCGCAGCAGGCCCGAGCGGTCTTCGACCGGGTGTGGCAGCTGGTCGCCGACCTCCGCGCCTCGGGAGGCCCGCTCCCCCCGCCGGTCCCCCGTGACAACGGCCGCCGCGAGCAGGAGCCGGTGCCCGGGGTCAGCACCGAGGACGCGACCGCGCAGGCGGTGGAGACCGCCGGGGCCACCGACACCGGGCAGCCGGACCACGCTGCCGGGTGA
- the recA gene encoding recombinase RecA gives MDRDKALDLALANIEKQFGKGSLMKLGDAAAVNIAAIPTGALSLDLALGIGGIPRGRVIEVYGPESSGKTTVALHAVAECQKQGGIAAFIDAEHALDPQYARALGVDINELLVSQPDTGEQALEIASMLIRSSAVDLIVVDSVAALTPKAEIEGDMGDSHVGLQARLMSQALRKIAGDLHRSDTAIIFINQLREKIGVMFGCFSYDTRVTLADGTQEKIGKIVNQKLPVEVLSYDVARDEFVPRKVVNWFDNGPTDEFLKFTVARGSGNGRSQFSVTANHLISTPYGWVHAGDLEVGQTVLQRVSHRLSGYQWDVLLGGLMGDGALSPSRSGHGARYRIGHGKAQTAYADWKASHFANLSVSRSVNDAGAVFHDVQPLPELAELREAVYLGGKKFLGWDYLKRLTARSIAIWYQDDGSFQLRSKGLQARTQGGSGRSEICVEAIEQGSRQRLRDHLADSFDVHATLTTRGGNAYLVFPTAETAKLHELVAPYVHPSMAYKLLPRFQGRFSDEPVFEEPRDVAVPMPIVDITRKAPNGRHTHRFDIEIEGTHSYLADGVVVHNSPETTPGGRALKFYSSVRLDVRRIETLKDGTDAVGNRVRVKVVKNKVAPPFRQAEFDIIYGEGISKQGSLIDVGVEEGIIRKAGAWYTYDGEQLGQGKENARTFLKEHEDVALEIEKKVKEKLGLSPLAANEHADDLDDDL, from the coding sequence GTGGACCGCGACAAGGCTCTCGATCTCGCCCTCGCCAACATCGAGAAGCAGTTCGGCAAGGGCTCGCTGATGAAGCTCGGCGACGCCGCTGCGGTCAACATCGCCGCCATCCCGACCGGCGCCCTGTCGCTGGACCTCGCCCTCGGCATCGGCGGCATCCCCCGCGGCCGCGTCATCGAGGTGTACGGCCCTGAGTCGTCAGGCAAGACGACCGTCGCGCTCCACGCGGTCGCGGAGTGTCAGAAGCAGGGGGGCATCGCGGCGTTCATCGACGCCGAGCACGCGCTCGACCCCCAGTACGCACGGGCGCTCGGGGTCGACATCAACGAGCTGCTGGTGTCGCAGCCCGACACCGGTGAGCAGGCCCTCGAGATCGCCTCGATGCTGATCCGTTCCTCGGCGGTCGACCTCATCGTCGTGGACTCGGTCGCGGCCCTGACGCCGAAGGCCGAGATCGAGGGCGACATGGGCGACAGCCACGTCGGTCTCCAGGCCCGTCTGATGTCCCAGGCGCTGCGCAAGATCGCCGGCGACCTGCACCGCTCCGACACCGCGATCATCTTCATCAACCAGCTGCGCGAGAAGATCGGGGTCATGTTCGGATGCTTCTCGTACGACACCAGGGTGACGCTCGCCGATGGGACGCAGGAGAAGATCGGCAAGATCGTCAACCAGAAGCTCCCGGTCGAGGTGCTGTCCTACGACGTCGCCCGTGACGAGTTCGTGCCGCGCAAGGTCGTCAACTGGTTCGACAACGGTCCGACCGACGAGTTCCTGAAGTTCACGGTCGCGCGCGGCAGCGGCAACGGGCGGTCGCAGTTCAGCGTCACGGCGAACCACCTGATCTCCACGCCCTACGGCTGGGTGCACGCCGGGGACCTCGAGGTCGGCCAGACCGTGCTCCAACGGGTGAGCCACCGTCTCTCTGGCTACCAGTGGGACGTCCTGCTCGGTGGGCTGATGGGGGACGGTGCGCTCTCGCCATCGCGGAGCGGACACGGGGCCAGGTACCGGATCGGTCACGGGAAGGCACAGACCGCGTACGCCGATTGGAAGGCGTCGCACTTCGCCAACCTGTCCGTCTCGCGCTCGGTCAACGATGCTGGCGCGGTGTTCCACGATGTCCAGCCCCTCCCCGAGCTGGCCGAGCTGCGTGAGGCCGTCTACCTCGGTGGCAAGAAGTTCCTCGGCTGGGACTACCTCAAGCGACTGACCGCCCGGTCCATCGCGATCTGGTACCAGGACGACGGCAGCTTCCAGCTGCGCTCCAAGGGGCTCCAGGCCCGGACCCAGGGTGGCAGCGGGCGCAGCGAGATCTGCGTCGAAGCGATCGAGCAGGGCTCACGGCAGCGACTCCGTGACCACCTCGCCGACAGCTTCGACGTCCACGCGACGCTGACGACACGTGGTGGGAACGCCTACCTGGTCTTCCCGACCGCCGAGACCGCCAAGCTGCACGAGTTGGTCGCCCCCTACGTCCACCCGTCGATGGCGTACAAGCTGCTGCCTCGGTTCCAGGGTCGCTTCAGCGACGAGCCGGTCTTCGAGGAACCCCGGGACGTCGCGGTCCCGATGCCGATCGTCGACATCACCCGGAAGGCGCCGAATGGCCGCCACACCCACCGCTTCGACATCGAGATCGAGGGAACGCACAGCTACCTGGCCGACGGGGTCGTGGTGCACAACTCGCCCGAGACCACCCCGGGTGGCCGGGCGCTGAAGTTCTACTCCTCGGTCCGCCTCGACGTGCGTCGCATCGAGACGCTCAAGGACGGCACCGACGCGGTCGGGAACCGGGTCCGCGTCAAGGTCGTCAAGAACAAGGTCGCCCCGCCGTTCCGTCAGGCCGAGTTCGACATCATCTACGGCGAGGGCATCTCCAAGCAGGGCTCGCTCATCGACGTCGGTGTCGAGGAGGGGATCATCCGCAAGGCGGGTGCTTGGTACACCTACGACGGCGAGCAGCTCGGACAGGGCAAGGAGAACGCCCGGACCTTCCTCAAGGAACACGAGGACGTCGCGCTCGAGATCGAGAAGAAGGTCAAGGAGAAGCTCGGCCTGTCGCCGCTGGCCGCGAACGAGCACGCCGACGACCTCGACGACGACCTCTGA
- a CDS encoding regulatory protein RecX yields MPRDAEAWLAERGIEREPIRVTPAPPDAPPAPGAPPDGASIGPGDGSPPAPSAREVAQLAEAGAVEAERREAEAAATRPPPASSLADDVAEGLAFVRRSTATAPQSVGRLRRKLAERDTPPAAIDLVIERAHAERLVDDDAMAAAIVEERRAKGHAPTRLRKDLVARGFDRDTIDRALAPVEAEDQEAAAFAVAKAKADRLTGVEAETAYRRTVGHVARRGYPEGLARKVARQAVDVSRDPARTAGH; encoded by the coding sequence GTGCCCCGTGACGCCGAAGCCTGGCTCGCCGAGCGTGGGATCGAGCGCGAGCCGATCCGGGTGACGCCCGCACCACCCGACGCCCCGCCGGCGCCGGGTGCGCCGCCGGATGGTGCGTCGATCGGTCCCGGGGACGGGTCCCCCCCGGCACCGTCGGCCCGTGAGGTTGCCCAGCTCGCCGAGGCCGGCGCGGTCGAGGCCGAACGGCGCGAGGCCGAGGCGGCGGCGACCCGGCCGCCACCGGCCTCATCGCTGGCCGACGACGTGGCCGAGGGCCTCGCGTTCGTGCGGCGGTCCACCGCGACCGCGCCCCAGTCGGTCGGGCGCCTGCGCCGCAAGCTCGCCGAACGGGACACCCCGCCGGCCGCGATCGACCTCGTGATCGAGCGGGCCCACGCCGAACGGCTCGTCGACGACGACGCGATGGCCGCCGCGATCGTCGAGGAACGCCGGGCCAAGGGCCACGCGCCGACGCGGCTGCGCAAGGACCTCGTCGCTCGCGGGTTCGACCGTGACACCATCGACCGGGCGCTCGCCCCGGTCGAGGCCGAGGACCAGGAAGCTGCCGCGTTCGCGGTCGCCAAGGCGAAGGCCGACCGGCTCACCGGTGTGGAGGCCGAGACGGCCTACCGCCGCACCGTCGGCCACGTCGCCCGCCGCGGCTACCCCGAGGGCCTGGCCCGCAAGGTCGCCCGCCAAGCCGTCGACGTCAGTCGCGACCCCGCCCGGACCGCCGGCCACTGA
- the nrfD gene encoding NrfD/PsrC family molybdoenzyme membrane anchor subunit — translation MSGVPVSAADSSATGVREFVDRDGTRVGVPTYHGRPVVKAPAWTWEVPWYLFAGGAAGASSVVVVAARLTGHEVLADRARWIAAAGVAVSPPLLISDLGRPSRFLNMLRVFKPTSVMSVGSWILAGYSSVALGATALRRLDRAPGMLWILDGKAAALGVGMTVYTGALVADTSIPVWHEARRHLPPLFAASGLAAAGAAATLMTPPAEAAPARRAAVLGAAAEVAIDTAMRRHLGPIGEVYEREEAGRFHRAAKASTVAGAALVALGGGRRRPLALAGSALLIAGSVCTRWAVYRAGFQSARDPVATLGPQQARLVRGDRTRGRLSGRRSGRGRD, via the coding sequence GTGAGCGGGGTACCCGTCAGCGCGGCCGACAGCTCGGCCACCGGTGTGCGTGAGTTCGTCGACCGTGACGGGACCCGGGTCGGCGTCCCCACCTACCACGGCAGGCCGGTCGTCAAGGCGCCGGCGTGGACCTGGGAGGTGCCGTGGTACCTGTTCGCCGGCGGGGCCGCGGGCGCCTCGTCGGTGGTGGTCGTCGCTGCTCGGCTGACCGGTCACGAGGTCCTGGCGGACCGGGCCCGGTGGATCGCCGCCGCAGGGGTGGCGGTCAGTCCCCCGCTGCTGATCTCCGACCTCGGTCGCCCCTCCCGGTTCCTCAACATGCTGCGGGTGTTCAAGCCGACCTCGGTCATGAGCGTCGGCAGCTGGATCCTGGCCGGGTACTCGTCGGTGGCGCTCGGGGCGACGGCGCTCCGACGGCTCGACCGTGCACCCGGGATGCTGTGGATCCTGGACGGGAAGGCCGCCGCGCTCGGGGTGGGGATGACGGTCTACACCGGCGCGCTGGTCGCCGACACCTCCATCCCGGTGTGGCACGAGGCGCGGCGTCACCTGCCGCCGCTGTTCGCGGCGAGCGGCCTCGCAGCTGCGGGTGCGGCCGCGACGCTGATGACGCCTCCGGCCGAAGCCGCGCCTGCACGCCGCGCTGCGGTGCTCGGTGCCGCAGCCGAGGTCGCAATCGACACCGCGATGCGGCGCCACCTCGGCCCGATCGGCGAGGTGTACGAGCGCGAGGAGGCCGGCCGCTTCCACCGCGCCGCGAAGGCCAGCACGGTGGCGGGTGCCGCCCTGGTGGCCCTCGGTGGCGGTCGGCGCCGGCCGTTGGCGCTGGCCGGGTCGGCGCTGCTCATCGCGGGCAGCGTGTGCACCCGCTGGGCGGTCTACCGGGCGGGATTCCAGTCAGCCCGAGACCCGGTCGCCACCCTGGGACCACAGCAGGCCCGGCTCGTTCGCGGCGATCGGACCCGCGGGCGGCTCAGTGGCCGGCGGTCCGGGCGGGGTCGCGACTGA
- a CDS encoding 4Fe-4S dicluster domain-containing protein: MLTHSGGPVSGSAGTRFGFFTDTSVCIGCKACEVACKEWNHVPARVTSDFTGHSMDNTGALGADTWRHVSFVEQPAGHVPAPAGAVPGAPSGAVGLEWFGDDPGLPAGAHGSHEQREVPTFGGAEPAAPGITDFRWLMSSDVCKHCTEAACLEVCPTGAIFYTEFSTVVVQDDVCNGCGYCVTACPYGVIERRSPGQPGEGGAFKCTMCYDRMRGQQQPACAQACPTDSIQFGPLDELRTRAADRAGDLIAAGVPGVQLYGADPDSGVGGNGAFFLLLDDPEVYGLPPDPVTPTRHLGQIWRAAGAAALGVAAAVTVAFAGGRR; the protein is encoded by the coding sequence CTGCTCACCCACAGCGGGGGTCCGGTCAGCGGCAGCGCGGGGACCCGCTTCGGGTTCTTCACCGATACGTCGGTGTGCATCGGGTGCAAGGCCTGCGAGGTCGCCTGCAAGGAGTGGAACCACGTCCCCGCGCGGGTGACGTCGGACTTCACGGGCCACTCCATGGACAACACCGGCGCGCTCGGTGCCGACACCTGGCGCCACGTGTCGTTCGTCGAGCAGCCCGCGGGGCATGTTCCCGCACCGGCGGGAGCGGTACCCGGCGCACCGTCCGGGGCGGTGGGCCTCGAGTGGTTCGGGGACGACCCGGGGCTCCCCGCGGGAGCCCACGGCAGCCACGAACAACGTGAGGTCCCGACGTTCGGTGGCGCCGAGCCGGCCGCCCCGGGCATCACCGACTTCCGGTGGCTCATGAGCTCCGACGTCTGCAAGCACTGCACGGAGGCCGCCTGTCTCGAGGTGTGCCCCACCGGCGCGATCTTCTACACCGAGTTCTCGACGGTGGTGGTCCAGGACGACGTCTGCAACGGCTGTGGGTACTGCGTGACCGCGTGCCCGTACGGCGTGATCGAACGGCGCTCCCCTGGCCAGCCGGGTGAGGGCGGCGCCTTCAAGTGCACCATGTGTTACGACCGCATGCGGGGCCAGCAGCAGCCGGCCTGTGCCCAGGCCTGTCCGACCGATTCCATCCAGTTCGGGCCGCTCGACGAGCTGCGGACGCGTGCCGCCGACCGCGCCGGCGACCTGATCGCGGCGGGTGTCCCGGGGGTGCAGCTGTACGGCGCCGACCCGGACAGCGGCGTCGGTGGCAACGGGGCGTTCTTCCTGCTGCTCGACGACCCGGAGGTCTACGGGTTGCCGCCGGATCCGGTGACCCCGACCCGCCACCTCGGGCAGATCTGGCGTGCGGCTGGAGCGGCTGCGCTGGGGGTGGCCGCGGCGGTGACGGTCGCCTTCGCCGGGGGGCGCCGGTGA